Proteins from a single region of Oncorhynchus tshawytscha isolate Ot180627B linkage group LG03, Otsh_v2.0, whole genome shotgun sequence:
- the si:dkey-42l23.2 gene encoding C3a anaphylatoxin chemotactic receptor translates to MIFFAIENKMEMENSTMVYSDVTTGMGILSLVVYCVAFVLGPTGNGLVIYVTSCRIKKNVNSVWFLNLALADFLFTSFLLLYIIYIARDYDWPFGDILCKLNSMVTMLNMFASIFLLAAISLHRCLSTWVVVWAHNKCTPGRAEVICVGIWLASLVCSLPFTIFREIIHHDNRTMCSYSIPHSSYRKLVVFRFLLGFLIPFLVIIGSYIAIWIRARRLQKGRTHRSLRIIVSVVLAFFICWMPFHVFQFLDFMEEDNQGLKLVVHIGTPLSASLAFLNSCLNPILYVFMCDEFQKKLRQSVLLVFENAFAEDHGMNFVSSTRSLSSHLSRISRKSESLAPGEGGHLHLTGDQPDSKV, encoded by the coding sequence AAAACTCTACCATGGTATATTCTGATGTGACAACTGGGATGGGAATACTATCTCTGGTTGTCTACTGTGTGGCGTTTGTGCTTGGCCCCACTGGCAACGGCTTGGTGATCTACGTGACAAGCTGCAGGATAAAGAAGAATGTCAACTCTGTTTGGTTCCTCAACCTGGCCTTGGCGGACTTCCTCTTCACTTCCTTTCTGctcctctatatcatctacatTGCCCGTGATTATGATTGGCCTTTCGGTGACATCCTTTGCAAGTTAAACAGCATGGTGACTATGCTCAACATGTTCGCCAGCATCTTCCTCCTGGCGGCCATCAGTCTGCACCGCTGCCTGTCCACGTGGGTGGTTGTGTGGGCCCATAACAAGTGTACGCCAGGCAGAGCTGAGGTCATCTGTGTGGGGATCTGGTTAGCCTCATTGGTCTGTAGCCTCCCATTCACCATCTTTCGGGAGATCATACACCATGATAATAGGACAATGTGCAGTTATTCAATTCCCCATTCTTCCTACAGGAAGTTGGTTGTGTTCCGCTTTCTGCTGGGGTTTCTCATCCCATTCCTGGTCATCATAGGCTCTTACATTGCCATATGGATACGCGCCAGGCGCCTTCAGAAAGGAAGAACGCACAGGTCCCTCCGGATCATCGTCTCCGTTGTCCTGGCCTTCTTCATCTGCTGGATGCCCTTCCACGTCTTCCAGTTTCTGGACTTCATGGAAGAAGACAACCAAGGCCTCAAGCTGGTCGTGCATATAGGGACTCCCCTGTCCGCTAGCCTGGCCTTCCTCAACAGCTGCCTGAACCCCATCCTGTACGTCTTCATGTGTGACGAGTTCCAGAAGAAGCTGCGTCAGTCCGTGTTGCTCGTATTCGAGAATGCTTTTGCAGAGGACCACGGGATGAACTTTGTGTCATCAACGCGCTCCCTGAGCTCCCATCTCTCCCGGATCTCCCGTAAGTCTGAGTCTCTGGCTCCAGGAGAAGGAGGACATTTACAcctcactggtgaccagcctgATAGTAAAGTGTAA